Below is a genomic region from Timaviella obliquedivisa GSE-PSE-MK23-08B.
AGAAGAAGTTCATGTCCTTTTGTTTGAACCTGCTACAACCCTAAACACAGGCAATGCTGAAAGTAACTTAACAGTTGCACAACTACAGAAAATCTAATGTGACACTTCTCAGGGCGGAATAATCAAGTCTGCCCTTTAAGAAGGGTCATGATAGACTCATCTATGCACTTAAGGGCTCTCGCAAGCTTTCACTTGCGTTCTTGAGTTTTAATGAAATTCTGACCTAAACAGCTACGTGTGAGGCTTGAAACTGATGCGAGTTCTGCTACTCTACCCCCTGTTTCCGAAAAGTTTTTGGTCATTTGAAAAGGCGCTTGAACTCGTCGATCGCAAGGCGCTGATGCCACCCCTCGGCTTAGCCACTGTTGCCGCAATTCTGCCCCAAACCTGGGAATTCAAATTAGCCGATCGCAACGTGTGCTCCATCAGCGAAGCAGAGTGGGAGTGGGCAGAGTTAGTCATTATCTCCGCCATGATTGTTCAGAAGGAAGATTTCCTGGCTCAAATTCAAGAAGCCAAGCGCCGAGGCAAGAGCGTTGCTGTGGGAGGACCTTATGCGACAGCCCTACCCAAAGAAGCAGAAGCAGCCGGAGCCGACTTTCTGATTTTGGATGAGGGCGAAATTACATTGCCCATGTTTATTGAAGCGATCGCCAGAGGCGAAACTCAGGGCATTTTCCGGTCAGGTGGTGAAAAGCCAGATGTTACAGGTACCCCAGTGCCTCGCTTCGAGCTTCTCGACTTTAATGCCTACGATAATATGTCGGTGCAGTTTTCGCGCGGCTGCCCCTTTCAGTGCGAGTTCTGCGACATCATTGTGCTATATGGGCGCAAGCCTCGCACCAAAAATCCTGAACAACTCTTGGCAGAACTAGAGCGTTTGTACGAACTAGGCTGGCGACGCACTATCTTTTTGGTCGATGATAACTTCATTGGCAACAAGCGCAATGTCAAGCTCCTGCTAAAGGAACTGAAGCCCTGGATGGCAGCCCACAACTATCCTTTTCACTTCAACACTGAAGCCTCAGTTGACTTGGCGCAAGACCAAGAAATGATGGACTTGATGGTAGATTGTAACTTCAACGCTGTTTTTCTAGGAGTCGAAACTCCTGACGAAGACAGCCTTGCGGTCACCAAGAAGTTTCAAAATACGCGAGATTCTCTCTCGGAAGCGGTAGACAGCATTATTGCTTCAGGGTTGCGCGTCATGGCAGGTTTCATTATTGGGTTTGATGGCGAGAAGAAGGGAGCAGGCGATCGCATCGTTCATTTCGTCGAAAAAACCGCCATCCCTACCGCTTTCTTTAGCATGTTGCAAGCTCTACCCGATACTGCGCTTTGGCATCGCTTGATCAAAGAAGGACGAATGCGCGGCAATGGCAACATTAACAATACGACGCTGATGAACTTCGAGCCAACCCGCCCGATTGAAGAAATCACCCGCGAGTTCATTGATGCCTTCTGGACTCTGTACGATCCAATGGTCTATCTTAACCGCACCTATCGTCACTTCCTCAAGTTAGGCACCCCCAAACACAAATCCTCCCTCCGTAAAGTCAGTTGGGTTAGCATTCGGGCGCTGTTGCTAGTTGCTTGGCGGCAAGGCGTAGTGCGCAAAACTCGGTTTCAGTTCTGGCTTAACTTCATCGGTATTCTTCGCCACAATCCCCGCGTCTGGGATCACTACCTCTCGATCTGCGCCATTAGCGAACATTTCTTGGAATACCGAGTGATTGTGCGTGATCAGCTAGAAAGCCAGTTGGCTCAATACTTAGCAGAAGAGGCAAAAGTGGTCAAAGAAACCCCGACGGAAGAAATCAGGGCGATCGCCAGTTAATTAATCATTTTGGATGAGTAGATGTGACTCTGCTCATCCAAAATAGTCAAAATAGTTCACTCTATTCCCTTCCATTAATTCAACTCTTGCAGGGTCATTTTTTCAAATATTAAAAAGGGCTAATTTTTCGGTATGAAACCCAAAAATTAGCCCTTTTAGAAAATTATGCCCTAGATTAGCTTGGCTGCCCGTAGCCCAAACATCAGCCCCATTGCTAAACCGAAAGCCCCACCCAATAAAGCGAAATAAGTGAGTACAGCCATTTATATTTCTCCATTAAGTTTTTCCATATCTATATTCAAGCACTTGTTCGACCGCTTAGGGTAGGACATAGAATAGACACACTCAAGTTCCTCCTTTCAGTCTGTCTAAACACCCATAGAATCGATGACCTTAGAAGTTTTATTCACTGAATACCGTACTCCCCTTATCCTGTTGATGTTTGCCACTCCCTGGGTAACCTTCTTAGCGTGTCGTCTCATTCCGGGTCAAGACGAAGAACCTTTTTTACTCAGTGCTAACCTGTCGCTGTCGGTGCTTAGTCTCCTTTTTTTAATTGGCTATCTAGCCTATGTCACCAATACCGGCGGCTGGCAACAACTTGTTCAGCAAGCAGACGTATTTCTCTTAGTCTTACCGCTGTACCATCTCAGTACCTCTCTCTGGCTCTCGCAGTTGCGAATGCCCTTGCAACAAATTCCAGCCTTTCGGACTTTGCAAGGAATTGCCATGATGGGGTGCATTTACCTGGTGTTCTCTTGGATGGCATCTAGGATTTACATTGTGTTCTTTTCCTACATGCCGTTTAGCTCGTTTTTGTTGATTTTGGCAGTTTTGTTAGGCATTGGCTATATGGGATATCGCAAGCTGCTGAATTGACGTAAAGCTATCATGGGCGGCAAACTACAAGACAGTTGTGCAGTAAAATCAGCCCACAAGGGTTTTCAGAGAGTAGGCAATGAAATCTGTCATTACAGTCGAATTACCGCAGCAGTCCTATGAGGTGGCGATCGCCTCCTATGGGCTAGAGTATCTAGGCACCTGGATGCAGCCGCTCAATCTTGGCAAAAAAGTGCTGCTGGTTTCCAATCCAATGATTTTTCGGCGATATGGTGATACCCTCCTGTCATCCCTCACTACAGCCGGATTTCAGGTTGCCTCATGCATTCTACCTGCTGGAGAACGCTATAAAACGCTTGCTTCTATTCAAAAAATCTACGATGCAGCCCTTGCCCAGCGTTTAGAACGCTCTTCTACCATTATCTCCTTGGGGGGTGGCGTGGTAGGGGATATGGCAGGCTTTGCCGCTGCCACATGGCTCAGAGGCATTAACTTTGTGCAAGTGCCAACCTCTCTCTTGGCGATGGTGGATGCCTCCATTGGCGGCAAAACGGGCGTTAATCATCCCCAGGGCAAAAATCTCATTGGTGCATTCCATCAACCGCGATTGGTCTTAATTGATCCTCAAGTCTTAGGTACCTTACCCCCCAGAGAATTTCGGGCAGGCATGGCAGAAGTAATCAAATACGGCGTGATTTGGGACACCAATTTATTTGAGCAGCTAGAAGCTGCAAACCGCCTAGACCAACAGCGCTACGTTAGTGAAGAACTTCTGCAAACTATTCTGACCCGTTCCTGTCAGGCAAAAGCCCATGTGGTTAGCCAAGATGAAAAAGAAGCAGGGCTGCGGGCAATCTTGAACTATGGGCACACGATTGGTCATGCAGTCGAAAGCTTAACCGGGTATCGAGTTGTTAACCATGGTGAAGGTGTGGCGATCGGAATGGTTGCCGCTGGGCAAATTGCAGTTGAGCTAGGGCTATGGGAGCAGTCCTCAGCCGATCGTCAGCAGGTCTTACTCGAAAAAACTGGACTTCCTACAAAGCTACCCGCAGGGTTGGAAATTGGAGCAATTTTAGAAAGTTTACAAACTGATAAAAAGGTTAAATCAGGAAAGGTTCGTTTTGTCTTACCCACTAAAATTGGTGCAGCTATTGTCACCGATCAAGCCGATGACCCGGTGATCCGCAAAGTCTTGGGCAATGTCGTATCTAGATCCCTTTAACTCATGCGTCTTAACGAACTATACCGACGTTACTTACTTTACGGATTAAGTGGACCAGTTATTTTCTTAAATCTTTGGGTATTGGGGCAACTGTTCATTTACCTTGAAGGACTACTCACCTTTACTATTTTGAGCGCAGTTTTAGCGCTGATTTTAGACTATCTGGTTCGCTTTCTAGAAAGCCTCAACCTCAATCGGACACAAGCAGTACTGGTCGTTTTATTCTTATTTTTACTCTTATTAATCACGTTAGGGATAACGCTGATTCCGATCGTCGTGGATCAGGCGACGCAACTGATTCAAGGCTTGCCCAGCGTGGTGGAGGCGGGCGATCGCAACTTTAAATGGCTTCAAGATTTTCTTCTAGAACGCAATCTCCGCCTAGATTTGGTAGAAATTACTAACCAGCTTACCTTACAAATTCAGGGCATTGTGGGGCTTTTACCAGGAATTGCTATCAATACCTTAGGGCAGCTTTTTAGTTCGACGTTTCTTGTCGTTCTGGCGTT
It encodes:
- the aroB gene encoding 3-dehydroquinate synthase, which produces MKSVITVELPQQSYEVAIASYGLEYLGTWMQPLNLGKKVLLVSNPMIFRRYGDTLLSSLTTAGFQVASCILPAGERYKTLASIQKIYDAALAQRLERSSTIISLGGGVVGDMAGFAAATWLRGINFVQVPTSLLAMVDASIGGKTGVNHPQGKNLIGAFHQPRLVLIDPQVLGTLPPREFRAGMAEVIKYGVIWDTNLFEQLEAANRLDQQRYVSEELLQTILTRSCQAKAHVVSQDEKEAGLRAILNYGHTIGHAVESLTGYRVVNHGEGVAIGMVAAGQIAVELGLWEQSSADRQQVLLEKTGLPTKLPAGLEIGAILESLQTDKKVKSGKVRFVLPTKIGAAIVTDQADDPVIRKVLGNVVSRSL
- a CDS encoding B12-binding domain-containing radical SAM protein, with amino-acid sequence MRVLLLYPLFPKSFWSFEKALELVDRKALMPPLGLATVAAILPQTWEFKLADRNVCSISEAEWEWAELVIISAMIVQKEDFLAQIQEAKRRGKSVAVGGPYATALPKEAEAAGADFLILDEGEITLPMFIEAIARGETQGIFRSGGEKPDVTGTPVPRFELLDFNAYDNMSVQFSRGCPFQCEFCDIIVLYGRKPRTKNPEQLLAELERLYELGWRRTIFLVDDNFIGNKRNVKLLLKELKPWMAAHNYPFHFNTEASVDLAQDQEMMDLMVDCNFNAVFLGVETPDEDSLAVTKKFQNTRDSLSEAVDSIIASGLRVMAGFIIGFDGEKKGAGDRIVHFVEKTAIPTAFFSMLQALPDTALWHRLIKEGRMRGNGNINNTTLMNFEPTRPIEEITREFIDAFWTLYDPMVYLNRTYRHFLKLGTPKHKSSLRKVSWVSIRALLLVAWRQGVVRKTRFQFWLNFIGILRHNPRVWDHYLSICAISEHFLEYRVIVRDQLESQLAQYLAEEAKVVKETPTEEIRAIAS
- a CDS encoding cytochrome B6-F complex subunit VI (PetL) translates to MAVLTYFALLGGAFGLAMGLMFGLRAAKLI